The Clostridioides difficile genome has a segment encoding these proteins:
- a CDS encoding TldD/PmbA family protein → MELINFKDLLFKKALNEGFEECEVYYSTGENLSINIYEGEVEKYNLDKSFGLSFRGKIDGKIGYSYTEILDDKAVDMLIKNVKDGVTAIENEDVQFIYEGDKFYNEVNTYSEELENLEADKLIELALQMEEETKAYSDKVVNLSSCTISYSVASNGIYNTKGLNLSNKTNLLIGFVVPVIQDNGQKYDGVGYNIANAIEEINPKEIAKLGVENALSKIGGKSIPSGKYKTILFNKAMVSLLSTFSGIFNADSAQKGLSLLKDREGEMIASPIVTIVDDPLLENGLASTPFDDEGVATFKKEVISNGKLMTLLHNLKTANKAKVKTTGNGIKSSYSSPIGIYPTNFYIEKGNISLDDIMKEVGEGLMVTSFAGLHSGANSVTGDFSLAAKGFYIKDGKKSFPVEQITVAGNYFDLLKDIEVIGEDLEFPMSSIGSPSIVIKELSVAGKDE, encoded by the coding sequence ATGGAACTTATAAATTTTAAAGATTTACTATTTAAAAAAGCTCTAAATGAAGGCTTTGAAGAGTGTGAAGTGTATTATTCCACAGGGGAAAATTTAAGTATAAATATATATGAAGGAGAAGTTGAGAAATATAATCTTGATAAATCCTTTGGTTTATCATTTAGAGGAAAGATAGATGGGAAAATAGGATATTCTTATACAGAAATTTTAGATGATAAAGCTGTTGATATGTTGATAAAAAATGTAAAAGATGGTGTAACAGCTATCGAAAATGAAGATGTACAATTTATATATGAAGGAGATAAATTCTATAATGAAGTAAATACTTATTCTGAAGAACTAGAAAATCTAGAAGCAGATAAGTTGATTGAATTAGCTTTACAAATGGAAGAAGAGACTAAAGCTTATTCAGATAAGGTGGTAAATTTATCTAGTTGTACTATATCTTATTCAGTAGCAAGTAATGGTATATATAATACTAAGGGATTAAATTTAAGTAATAAAACTAATCTACTTATAGGATTTGTAGTACCAGTTATACAAGACAATGGACAAAAATATGATGGAGTAGGATACAATATAGCGAATGCTATTGAAGAAATAAATCCAAAGGAAATAGCAAAGCTTGGAGTTGAAAATGCTTTATCTAAAATAGGTGGAAAGAGCATACCATCAGGTAAATATAAGACTATATTATTTAACAAAGCAATGGTATCTTTACTTAGTACATTTTCTGGAATATTTAATGCAGACTCAGCTCAAAAAGGATTATCTTTGTTGAAAGATAGAGAAGGAGAAATGATAGCATCTCCTATAGTTACAATAGTTGATGACCCACTTTTAGAAAATGGTCTGGCATCTACTCCTTTTGATGATGAGGGGGTAGCTACTTTTAAAAAAGAAGTTATTTCAAATGGGAAACTTATGACATTACTTCATAATTTAAAGACAGCTAATAAAGCAAAAGTAAAGACTACAGGGAATGGAATAAAATCATCATATTCATCACCTATAGGTATATATCCAACTAATTTCTATATAGAAAAAGGAAATATATCTTTAGATGATATTATGAAAGAAGTAGGGGAAGGTTTGATGGTTACTAGTTTTGCTGGGCTTCATTCAGGTGCAAATTCAGTAACTGGAGATTTTTCTTTAGCAGCCAAAGGTTTTTATATTAAAGATGGTAAAAAATCATTTCCAGTGGAGCAAATTACAGTAGCTGGTAATTATTTTGATTTACTAAAAGATATTGAAGTTATAGGGGAAGATTTAGAATTTCCAATGAGCAGTATAGGTTCACCTTCAATTGTTATTAAAGAATTATCAGTAGCAGGAAAAGATGAATAG
- a CDS encoding sigma 54-interacting transcriptional regulator translates to MKKHNILFVSTDDKINMDISEQLENIFGEFCNIDNIVYIDKINIELLNYELIVCSDNDIKEYIHNNIDKNIPIVIIHRTINIENINQIISIENDSEVMVIDDYKESADETAKIIKKLGLIHINLIPYYPGCDKANCEVGIITGSRNNVPQNVKQIIDIGDKIIDINTVIEIFTKLNISIDKLHIIKEKYNEDTVSGYRYYTTMNKTMKSFLEIIDEGIASIDKLGKFIYCNKIFSNLVGIDQNKIISNNFMDLFSDKVVKKMFFQEDEVNDEVVNLNNKKLIINKVNVYENHERVKSIISIKDISGMQVLEDKIYNKFQTKGFVSKYTFENVVGESKIIKEKINIAKKIAATDFSVLILGENGTGKEIFAQAIHNESLRKNKPFIAVNLSSLSDTLIESELFGYEEGSFTGAIKGGKMGIFERANTGTIFLDEIGDISLDVQQRLLRVLQEKEVMRMGGSKIIPIDIRIIAATNKNLKQKIKEGSFREDLYYRINVLHIEIPKLRERKEDIPLISEYFLNEINSNKCFTKKSIEALKLYKWPGNVRELKNLIYYIDTIVEEDIVDYDQLPEQFKFEANNILVNEKFDSVILDLKQSNSLNESICILKNIEIWNNKNISLGRNKLQEILKEKDIILSVDQIRQRIDKLKNHGLLLSGIKKQGSFITDEGKNFISYVKIKGEI, encoded by the coding sequence ATGAAAAAACATAATATTTTATTTGTATCAACTGATGACAAGATAAATATGGATATCTCAGAACAATTAGAAAATATTTTTGGAGAATTTTGCAATATAGATAATATAGTTTACATAGATAAAATAAATATAGAGCTATTAAATTATGAATTAATAGTATGTTCAGATAATGATATAAAAGAATATATACACAATAATATTGATAAAAATATACCTATTGTGATAATACATCGTACAATAAATATTGAAAATATAAATCAGATAATTAGCATAGAAAATGATTCTGAAGTTATGGTTATAGATGATTACAAGGAGTCAGCAGATGAAACAGCTAAGATAATTAAAAAATTAGGTTTAATTCATATTAATCTTATACCATATTATCCAGGGTGTGATAAGGCAAATTGCGAGGTTGGAATTATTACAGGTAGTAGAAATAATGTGCCACAAAATGTAAAGCAAATAATTGATATAGGTGATAAAATAATCGATATAAATACAGTCATAGAAATTTTTACAAAACTTAATATATCAATAGATAAATTACATATTATCAAAGAAAAATACAATGAAGATACTGTAAGTGGATATAGGTATTATACAACTATGAATAAAACTATGAAGAGCTTTTTAGAAATTATTGATGAAGGGATAGCCTCTATTGATAAATTAGGCAAATTTATATATTGTAATAAAATATTCTCAAATCTAGTTGGAATAGACCAAAATAAAATTATATCTAATAACTTTATGGATTTATTTAGTGACAAAGTTGTTAAAAAAATGTTTTTTCAAGAGGATGAAGTTAATGATGAAGTAGTAAATTTAAATAATAAAAAACTTATAATTAACAAAGTAAATGTATATGAAAATCATGAACGTGTAAAGAGTATTATAAGTATTAAAGACATAAGTGGTATGCAGGTACTTGAAGATAAAATATATAATAAATTTCAGACAAAAGGATTTGTATCAAAGTACACATTTGAAAATGTTGTTGGTGAAAGTAAGATAATAAAAGAAAAGATTAATATTGCAAAAAAAATAGCAGCTACAGATTTTTCAGTTTTAATACTTGGGGAAAATGGAACTGGAAAAGAGATATTTGCTCAAGCAATACACAATGAATCTCTGAGAAAGAATAAACCATTTATTGCAGTTAACCTATCTTCTTTGTCGGATACTCTCATTGAAAGTGAACTTTTTGGTTATGAAGAAGGAAGTTTTACAGGAGCAATAAAAGGTGGAAAAATGGGTATATTTGAAAGAGCTAATACAGGAACAATTTTTTTAGATGAGATAGGAGATATATCCTTAGATGTACAGCAAAGGCTTTTAAGAGTCCTACAAGAAAAAGAAGTTATGAGAATGGGTGGAAGTAAAATCATCCCAATAGATATTAGAATTATAGCTGCAACAAATAAAAATTTAAAGCAGAAAATTAAAGAAGGTTCTTTTAGAGAAGATTTATATTATAGGATTAATGTACTACATATAGAAATACCCAAACTTAGAGAGCGAAAAGAAGACATTCCTCTTATAAGTGAGTATTTTTTAAATGAAATAAACAGTAATAAATGTTTTACAAAAAAATCAATAGAGGCATTAAAACTATATAAGTGGCCAGGAAATGTAAGAGAGCTTAAAAATTTAATATATTATATTGATACTATAGTAGAAGAAGATATTGTGGATTATGACCAGTTGCCAGAACAATTTAAATTTGAAGCAAATAATATTTTAGTCAATGAAAAATTTGATTCAGTTATTTTAGACCTTAAACAATCAAATTCTTTAAATGAAAGTATTTGTATATTGAAGAATATAGAAATTTGGAATAATAAAAATATATCATTAGGAAGAAATAAATTACAAGAGATTTTAAAAGAAAAAGATATTATCTTAAGTGTGGACCAAATAAGACAGAGGATAGATAAATTAAAGAATCACGGATTATTATTATCTGGAATAAAAAAACAGGGTAGCTTTATAACTGATGAAGGAAAAAATTTTATATCGTATGTAAAAATAAAGGGGGAAATATAG
- a CDS encoding TldD/PmbA family protein, with translation MLSKEIASKVLEKCLTTGGDFAEIFEEDTINNSIGLIDNKVENAIGGRTYGIGIRIFKGLKSIYAYTSDNSLNSLLDVAYKAAIVLGKLEEGKSVILNDSLKINNIHNIKIYPNSIGNVDKVNVMKTAYKSAKEFSSDISQVNVTYSDKDQKVLIANTEGIYVEDRRIRTRLGISSVASKGNENQTGFEGPGGCKGFEIFEEIDPEYYGRESARVAYTMLHAKNCPAGNMMVAIDNGFGGVIFHEACGHSLEATAVAKGNSVFADKLGQQIASTKITAIDDGTIPNYWGSMNIDDEGNQTQKNILIENGILKSYMIDKLNGRRMGMNPTGSSRRQSYKFAPTSRMTNTYIAAGEDKPEDIIKSISDGIYAKKMGGGSVNPVTGEFNFAVSEGYLIKNGEIQEPVRGASLIGKGSDVLMNIDMVGDNLKQAQGMCGSVSGSIPTNVGQPMIRVKEITVGGR, from the coding sequence ATGCTTTCAAAAGAGATTGCTTCAAAAGTATTAGAAAAGTGTCTAACTACTGGAGGAGATTTTGCTGAGATTTTTGAAGAAGACACTATAAATAATTCTATTGGCTTAATAGATAATAAAGTAGAAAATGCAATAGGTGGAAGAACTTATGGTATAGGAATAAGAATATTTAAAGGATTAAAGAGTATATATGCGTATACAAGTGATAATTCATTGAATAGTTTATTAGATGTAGCGTATAAGGCTGCTATTGTTTTAGGCAAGTTAGAAGAAGGGAAGAGTGTTATATTAAATGATAGTCTTAAAATAAACAACATACATAATATAAAAATCTATCCAAATTCAATAGGCAATGTAGATAAAGTAAATGTCATGAAAACTGCATATAAGAGTGCAAAAGAATTTAGTAGTGATATATCTCAGGTAAATGTTACTTATTCAGATAAAGACCAAAAAGTATTGATTGCAAATACTGAAGGAATTTATGTGGAAGATAGAAGAATAAGAACTAGATTGGGAATAAGTTCAGTTGCATCTAAAGGTAATGAAAATCAAACAGGATTTGAAGGTCCTGGAGGGTGTAAAGGTTTTGAAATATTTGAAGAGATAGACCCAGAATACTATGGAAGAGAATCTGCTAGAGTAGCATATACAATGCTACATGCAAAAAACTGCCCAGCAGGTAATATGATGGTAGCAATAGATAATGGATTTGGAGGAGTAATATTTCATGAAGCTTGTGGACACTCTTTGGAAGCTACAGCAGTTGCAAAAGGAAATTCTGTATTTGCAGATAAATTAGGTCAACAAATTGCATCTACAAAAATTACAGCTATAGATGATGGTACAATACCAAACTATTGGGGGTCTATGAATATAGATGATGAAGGAAATCAAACTCAAAAAAATATCTTAATCGAAAATGGAATCTTAAAGTCTTATATGATAGATAAGCTTAATGGTAGACGAATGGGAATGAATCCTACAGGAAGTTCTCGTAGACAAAGTTATAAATTTGCACCTACTTCTAGAATGACCAATACTTATATTGCTGCTGGAGAAGATAAGCCAGAGGATATTATAAAGTCAATATCAGATGGTATATATGCCAAAAAAATGGGTGGAGGTTCTGTAAATCCTGTAACAGGAGAGTTTAATTTTGCAGTTTCAGAAGGTTACTTGATAAAAAATGGAGAAATACAAGAACCAGTTAGAGGTGCTAGTTTAATTGGAAAAGGTAGTGATGTACTTATGAATATAGACATGGTTGGGGATAACTTAAAACAAGCACAAGGTATGTGTGGTTCAGTGTCAGGAAGTATACCAACCAATGTAGGTCAGCCTATGATAAGAGTAAAAGAAATTACTGTAGGTGGAAGATAG
- a CDS encoding DUF5058 family protein, translating into MDYLKLANHPLLWIASTVAVSIVVVQSLVFAIKSCKVGKTMGITDKQIKSAVKSSAISAIGPSMTIFAGMVSLIVTMGGPIAWMRLSFIGSVIFESMSAGFGTDALGITLGSPEMTKVAFTNAVWTMILGSLGWIIFTLLFGHKLDKITNVISSGKKSFIPIISLGAMLGSFAYLNADRVLRFDNGTIACISGMIIMVILCMIEKKKNIKWLREWGLTISMFSGMIIGSII; encoded by the coding sequence ATGGATTATTTAAAATTAGCCAATCATCCACTCTTGTGGATAGCAAGTACAGTAGCTGTATCAATAGTAGTAGTACAATCTCTTGTATTTGCTATAAAATCTTGTAAAGTTGGAAAGACGATGGGAATAACTGATAAGCAAATAAAATCAGCTGTTAAGAGTAGTGCTATTTCAGCTATAGGTCCATCAATGACTATATTTGCTGGGATGGTTTCACTTATAGTAACTATGGGTGGACCTATAGCATGGATGAGATTATCATTTATAGGGTCTGTAATTTTTGAATCTATGTCAGCTGGGTTTGGAACAGATGCATTAGGGATAACTTTAGGTTCTCCTGAGATGACAAAAGTAGCATTTACAAATGCAGTTTGGACTATGATATTAGGTTCTTTAGGGTGGATAATATTTACATTATTGTTTGGGCATAAGTTAGATAAAATAACGAATGTTATTTCTAGTGGTAAGAAATCATTTATACCAATAATATCTCTAGGTGCAATGTTGGGTTCATTTGCATACTTAAATGCTGATAGAGTGTTGCGTTTTGACAATGGAACAATTGCATGTATAAGTGGAATGATAATAATGGTGATACTATGTATGATTGAAAAAAAGAAAAATATAAAATGGTTAAGAGAATGGGGACTTACAATATCAATGTTTAGTGGAATGATAATAGGTTCAATAATATAA
- a CDS encoding amidohydrolase family protein, whose translation MNDLTYDLVLKNGFIVDGTGENGFYGDIAIKNNLIVRIDSDINDDTNKMIDCHKKVITPGFIDPHVHEEIVAILDGKFEKFLKQGVTTTINGNCGHSITPYSSENVYEYMYKNGLLLEDEKKYLIDKNKHWDNFTEYCDLISKSRISINMGFLLGHGTIRWSVMGGSKDRPPTEEEKREITDIINDGMKSGAFGISTGLAYIPSKYADIDELVEIAKLIKEHDGIYTSHIRDYIGRYNAVKETIDVGEKSGARVQVSHLSPVEIEAFDDILNARDNGVDIMVDTVPRSSGHCMKKKRVLQFIMAISSSLFELGMDGVMDALRNEEGRALILKEAFILGDRGTIILLNTNDIDMEKKSIREIAIKRGIDENKLLLDLLLYGDEELIFCLGGMYRGDFPDKLHDKKIINNPFVMVGSDCLFSVGGDMSWFELQRRGAFPIFFDMYKKSGVKLEEVVRRVTSLPANQFKIKDRGILKEGKIADIAVIDMENYSYPRSEEIDFSNPQLLAKGVEYVIVNGKIALEEGKVTKNQCGEVLKR comes from the coding sequence GTGAATGATTTGACATATGATTTAGTTTTAAAAAATGGATTTATAGTAGATGGTACTGGAGAAAATGGTTTTTATGGAGATATAGCGATTAAAAATAATTTAATAGTAAGAATAGACTCTGATATAAATGATGATACAAATAAAATGATAGACTGTCATAAAAAAGTTATAACACCTGGATTTATTGACCCTCATGTTCATGAAGAGATAGTAGCCATACTAGATGGTAAATTTGAAAAATTTCTAAAACAAGGGGTTACAACAACTATAAATGGTAATTGTGGTCATTCTATAACACCATATTCTTCTGAAAATGTATATGAATATATGTATAAGAATGGTCTATTACTTGAGGATGAAAAAAAGTATCTTATAGATAAGAATAAACATTGGGATAATTTTACAGAATATTGTGACCTTATATCTAAGAGTAGGATTTCTATTAATATGGGATTTCTGTTAGGCCATGGTACTATAAGATGGAGTGTTATGGGAGGGTCTAAAGATAGACCACCTACAGAAGAAGAAAAAAGAGAAATAACAGATATAATAAATGATGGTATGAAAAGTGGGGCTTTTGGAATATCTACTGGATTGGCATATATACCAAGTAAGTATGCTGATATTGATGAATTAGTTGAGATTGCAAAACTAATAAAAGAACATGATGGTATATATACGTCTCATATTAGGGATTACATAGGAAGATATAATGCAGTAAAAGAAACTATAGACGTTGGCGAAAAAAGTGGAGCTAGAGTACAAGTATCTCATTTAAGTCCAGTTGAAATAGAAGCATTTGATGATATATTAAATGCTAGAGACAATGGTGTTGATATTATGGTTGATACAGTACCAAGAAGTTCTGGACATTGTATGAAGAAAAAAAGAGTACTTCAATTTATTATGGCAATATCATCTAGTTTGTTTGAATTAGGTATGGATGGTGTTATGGATGCTCTTAGGAATGAGGAAGGAAGAGCCTTGATATTAAAAGAGGCATTTATACTTGGAGATAGGGGAACTATAATACTTCTAAATACCAATGATATTGATATGGAAAAGAAATCAATACGTGAGATAGCTATAAAAAGAGGTATAGATGAGAATAAATTATTACTAGATTTACTTTTATATGGAGATGAAGAACTTATATTTTGCCTAGGTGGAATGTATAGGGGAGATTTTCCTGATAAATTACATGATAAAAAGATAATAAATAATCCATTTGTTATGGTTGGCTCAGATTGTTTGTTTAGTGTAGGTGGAGATATGTCTTGGTTTGAGCTTCAAAGAAGAGGAGCATTTCCTATTTTCTTTGATATGTATAAAAAATCAGGAGTTAAACTGGAAGAAGTAGTAAGAAGGGTTACTTCATTGCCAGCTAACCAGTTTAAAATAAAGGATAGAGGTATACTTAAAGAGGGTAAAATAGCTGATATAGCAGTTATTGATATGGAAAACTACAGCTATCCTAGGTCTGAAGAGATTGACTTCTCAAATCCACAGTTATTAGCTAAAGGTGTTGAATACGTAATTGTAAATGGGAAAATTGCTTTAGAAGAAGGAAAAGTTACTAAAAATCAATGTGGTGAAGTATTAAAAAGATAG
- a CDS encoding manganese catalase family protein produces MSDAHYGMHKRKGYSSDEPYPEIKVLGKNKYYAELLMDDYAGIASEFTSVTQYLYHDFDLDENYKDLSEMWINISITEMLHMEILAKTIRLLGGNPVYRGSSSSCGAYWNGGFVFYGDSICSRLKSDLHLEYLAIDNYYKDISIIEDPYIKAILNRIILDEKVHVGLFKKAIEKYCK; encoded by the coding sequence ATGAGTGATGCGCACTATGGCATGCATAAGAGAAAGGGATATTCAAGTGATGAACCATACCCAGAAATAAAAGTATTGGGAAAAAATAAATATTATGCAGAACTATTAATGGATGATTATGCTGGTATAGCGAGTGAATTTACAAGTGTAACCCAGTATTTATACCATGACTTTGACTTAGATGAAAATTATAAAGATTTGAGTGAAATGTGGATAAATATATCTATAACAGAAATGCTACATATGGAGATACTAGCAAAAACTATAAGATTATTAGGTGGAAATCCTGTATATAGAGGTTCTTCAAGTTCATGTGGTGCATATTGGAATGGCGGTTTTGTATTTTATGGAGATTCTATTTGTAGTAGGTTAAAATCAGATTTACATTTAGAATATTTGGCTATCGATAATTATTATAAGGATATAAGTATTATTGAAGACCCTTATATAAAAGCCATATTAAATAGAATAATTTTAGATGAAAAGGTTCATGTAGGTTTGTTTAAAAAAGCAATAGAAAAGTACTGTAAATAG
- a CDS encoding alpha/beta hydrolase — MYYVRVNDINIAVYDLNPNAKKTVLFIHGWPLGHKIFEYQTNILPKLGYRTVSIDLRGFGKSEATAGGYTYSQMADDIYKVVHAIGLEDFTLVGFSMGGAIVLRYMSLFNGYGVSKLVLAAAAAPSFVKRPPEFPYGMSREDVNKLIAQACTDRPEMVTNFGEKVFASNPSESFRRWFNDIGFSASGIGTIGTAVALRDEELFDDLKCVRVPTGIFHGKLDQVCPYEFALFMNERIEDSVLYTFEYSGHAIFYDELKLFNQEFLQFLEE; from the coding sequence ATGTATTATGTACGTGTGAATGACATAAATATAGCAGTGTATGATTTAAATCCAAATGCTAAAAAGACAGTACTTTTCATACATGGTTGGCCATTGGGACATAAGATATTTGAATATCAAACTAATATACTACCAAAGCTTGGTTACAGAACAGTTTCAATTGATTTAAGAGGTTTTGGAAAATCTGAGGCAACAGCAGGAGGGTATACTTATAGTCAGATGGCTGATGATATTTATAAGGTGGTACATGCTATTGGATTAGAAGATTTTACGCTTGTGGGATTTTCAATGGGTGGAGCAATTGTACTTAGATATATGAGTTTGTTTAATGGATATGGAGTATCAAAACTAGTATTAGCTGCTGCGGCTGCACCATCATTTGTAAAAAGACCTCCAGAATTTCCATATGGTATGTCACGTGAGGATGTTAATAAGTTGATAGCTCAAGCATGTACAGATAGGCCTGAAATGGTAACTAATTTTGGGGAAAAAGTGTTTGCATCAAATCCATCAGAAAGTTTTAGAAGGTGGTTTAATGATATTGGTTTTAGTGCATCAGGTATAGGAACAATTGGAACAGCTGTAGCGCTAAGAGATGAAGAACTATTTGATGATTTAAAATGTGTAAGGGTGCCAACAGGTATATTCCATGGAAAATTAGACCAAGTTTGTCCATATGAATTTGCACTTTTTATGAATGAAAGGATAGAAGACTCAGTTTTATATACTTTTGAGTATAGTGGTCATGCGATATTTTATGATGAGCTTAAACTATTTAATCAGGAATTTTTACAGTTTTTAGAGGAATAG
- a CDS encoding dipeptidase, protein MKSAYKGYEAYSYLEKGKDISSIEMCNGDKRVDEYLIELDDVQEEKVKSIVDEKIFISLHEHPVLFPEHLERDIFEYNREGKQRCAYEALSRGYYDAIFDNLMDGVCTITSNSGWKWDDILIDLGMRLCDLAHQDFVIKCEKVEDIYRAKKEGKVALIPTLEGAAPIENELDRIDILYGFGIRLMGITYSESNALGSGLKEEKDGGLTNFGRKAVERMNKIGMAIDCSHVGVQTTLDVIEHSKDPIILSHVGARSLWNTKRLTPDEVLIACAKKGGVIGVEAAPHTTITEKNKEHSIESFMEHFEYIKNLVGIDHVAFGPDTVYGDHVKLHSVLAAKFDIKKITGTKEHPKVEYVKGLENPTETSKNIVRYLVKHGYSDEEIEKVLGGNILRVLNKVWK, encoded by the coding sequence ATGAAATCAGCTTATAAAGGATATGAAGCCTATAGTTATTTGGAAAAGGGAAAAGATATTTCATCTATTGAAATGTGTAATGGAGACAAGAGAGTTGATGAGTACCTTATTGAGTTAGATGATGTTCAAGAAGAAAAAGTTAAAAGTATAGTAGATGAAAAAATATTTATATCTTTACATGAACATCCTGTTTTATTTCCAGAGCATTTAGAAAGAGATATATTTGAATACAATAGAGAAGGTAAACAGAGATGTGCTTATGAAGCATTATCAAGAGGATATTATGATGCTATATTTGATAATTTAATGGATGGTGTATGTACAATAACATCTAATTCAGGATGGAAATGGGATGATATATTAATTGATTTAGGTATGAGATTATGTGACTTAGCTCATCAAGATTTTGTGATAAAGTGTGAAAAAGTAGAAGATATATATAGAGCCAAAAAAGAAGGAAAAGTAGCTTTGATACCTACATTAGAAGGGGCTGCACCAATAGAAAATGAACTTGATAGAATAGATATTTTGTATGGATTTGGAATAAGGTTAATGGGTATAACATACAGTGAATCTAATGCATTGGGTTCAGGATTGAAAGAAGAAAAAGATGGTGGACTTACAAACTTTGGTAGAAAAGCTGTTGAAAGAATGAATAAGATTGGAATGGCTATAGATTGTTCTCATGTTGGAGTTCAAACTACACTTGATGTTATAGAACACAGTAAAGACCCAATAATATTGAGTCATGTTGGGGCAAGAAGTCTATGGAATACAAAGAGATTAACTCCAGATGAAGTACTGATAGCATGTGCAAAAAAGGGTGGAGTTATAGGTGTGGAAGCAGCACCACATACTACAATAACTGAAAAAAACAAAGAACATTCAATAGAGTCATTTATGGAACATTTTGAGTATATTAAAAATTTAGTGGGAATAGACCATGTAGCTTTTGGGCCAGATACAGTATACGGTGACCATGTTAAATTACATTCAGTGCTAGCTGCTAAATTTGATATAAAAAAGATAACTGGTACAAAGGAACATCCTAAGGTAGAGTATGTGAAAGGTCTTGAAAATCCAACTGAAACTTCAAAAAATATTGTTAGATATTTAGTAAAACATGGATATAGTGATGAAGAAATAGAAAAGGTATTAGGTGGAAATATACTTAGGGTATTGAATAAAGTTTGGAAATAA